ATGCTGCCAGGAAGTGAGGGTGGAAAGAAATGAGAGAGGGGGGGTAAGTACAGGGATCAAGGCACCCTCCATTCCTCCTGCCCCCAAAAACCAAATCCCCTCGGGGAGAGGGACCAGGAAATGCTCTTTGATCACAGCAGAGCCCAGGGACGCAAAGCTTCTGCCAAGGATGAGCTCCAGGACAAGATCCCGCCCGGCGTGACAGACAAGGACCAGACAGCAGTGACAACAGCCCCATGGGACTGGGGCAGGGCTGAGGGAAACCGCTTCAGGACAGCGTGAGCCCAGGCCCGCCCCGCGGCACCATCAGCCGTGCCGGGTTTTGTGGAGAAGCCTGTCTGTTCTCAGCCTGGCCCCAAAGGCCGTGTGAGGCCACCAGGATGCAGAGCGTGGGCTGGTGTCCCCCAGCTAAGGCTTCCGGCTCAGGGATCGTCCCTCGGGTCCCACTGGCCTGGCTGCAAGGGAAAGGCAAAACCAGAGCTCATCCCACCACCTCAGCGCTGCCTTCCCATGCCGAAGAAATTAGCCCTGGGGGAAAGACAGGTCCTGGGGACTCCCAGGACTCATGATACTCAACAAGGGGCCGGTGGGACAGGCCTAAGGCTAATGGGCAAGGGCACCAGGACAGGATGGTCAGAAGGTGATGCCACCATAGAACATGGGATGCACACACAGCATGGCCCTCAGGAGGGGGCACAGGATGGGTTATGAAACCCCAGAGGAGACAGGGGGATCCTGATGGGTATATACCATGGGAAACGGGCCCCCAGTTTTCCCCGTAACCCTTATCTTTGGCCATGCTGGCATCCAGGACAGAGCTGGTCTGGAAACCATCTCCCCAGCCCCTGTCTCTTCTCCTCAGACCACTCACTTGGGGAAGGCATCGAACCAGTAGGTCTTCTTGGTCTCCGGGAAGGCAACTCTCATGCCAGAGGTAAGAGGGGAGTGGAGCACGATGGCAGCGCACTCGTAGCGGGAGGCCAGATCAACTGTGGGCACCGTGCCGATGCTTTGTCCATACAAAATAATGTTCTCCGGGCTGATCCCATACCTGCAAGAGGAGAAAGCAGGTTAGTGGCAGGCACCAGAGTCACATAGGCAGGAGATACAGTGCAGGGGGTCACCCTACTCCGGCCACAGCACGCTGCAGGGCTCCCTAGAGAGGGATGCGGCTCTGTCCCCGCTGCCTCTCCCAGCCACTTGCATCTAGGCCCAAAGCAGCTGCTCTGGCAGGACCAGGAAGCAGCCAGGGCTGAGCTTGCCTGGTGAGATCCAGGGGATGTCAAGGCTCAAGCCTGCCAGGAGCAGGATTACATGGAGATTTGCGGACCCCACATCGCAGCCACATAGGGCAGCCTCCAGTTCGTTGCATTGTGCACCAGGCCTGGTTGCAGGCAGGGCAGAAGGGGCAGAGCCCCTCATGGGGGGATGTCCAGGGCTGAGCACAGCCAACAGAGAGCCTGGGAGCAGATGGACAGGGAGCACAGCTTGTGCCAGCactcctgcccctctgcttctcctgcagctgctttctgGCCACCCCTTCCCACTGTGAGCAGCCTGGATTCCCTCTCTGCGAGATTTCCTGTTTTCCAGACCACCGGGTTTTCCTGGCGGCAGCATGGATGTCCTTCCTTCCCCCTGCTTCCTCTTGGACACAACAGAACTCTCCTCCTTCCCGGTGTCAGCCCCAGCGCTGCTCACACCACCAGGCAGGCTGGCaagaggcagcagctccctccttccccaaaaAAGATTCCCTCTGGAATTTCTCTGCAGAGCCCTGCTCACCGCGTCCGCAGCGCCTGCCACGCGGCGTCGATGTCGGAGTAGAGGTTTCTCTCTGAGGGTTTCCCTGTGCTCACTCCATAGCCCGAGTAGTCGTAGGAGAAGATGTTGCAGTTGATGCGGGTGCCCAGCCCGATGTAGAAGCTGCTCATCTGCCCCAGGTCCACGGCGTTGCCGTGCGAGAAGAGCACCGTGTACCTGCAGCACCAGAGAAAGACAGGAACGATGGGTTAATCGTGGACTCGGCTGCGGTGCCGGTGCTGCCCAGGCCACTTTGGGAACAGATATGCCCAGGTAACACCAACCACGATGTCCACGTCGGAGTCCAAGAGCCAAACCCCACAACGCAAAGGGCTAACACATCTCCAGCCACCGAGGAAATCCTCATGATGCCTTCAGCCCAACCCCAAAGATACCCAGACCCTCCTTCACTCCCAGCAGAAACAGGCAGGATGGTTCTGTTCAAGTTTGTGAGTCTATTTTAGGCAAAACAGCTCAGGATTCGGGGCCATTTGCCCAACAGGGACTTCAAATAAGAATTctgacagtatttttttttctctcctgagcCTGGCAAGACACCAGACACTGGGAGAGAAGTGAATTGTGGGAGTGACAAGGCACAAGAAATTTCCACCATAAGGGGAAAAACAACGTTAATCATAAAAATTAACACTAATAGCTGATTGATAGAAGCTTGGCTCTCTGCAGCCTCctggtactgaaaggggctccaagaaagctggggaggagctctggatcagagagtgcagggataggacatcCCCACTAGGAAAGCCTGCAGAGGCCTCCTATAAGGCAGCTCTCCAGACCCCATAAGAGCCACCTCCCTCACCCAAGACCACCTGGTGGCTTCAAAGCTGAGGGCAGATCCAGGCTACGTTCTCCAGCACAGATGGCCCTGTGGACACCGTTCCTTGAAGGACACACAGCTCTGGGGAAGATCTCAGTTTGTGGGACCAGCCGGGGTGCTGCAGCCTTTGAGGTCTGACCTCGCTCCAAGGTTGAACCCTCAAACCACGGTGCCAGCACAGGGAGCAGCCACCAAGTCCCCACCTGTCCCCATGGCCTCCCCTTGTGCCTTGCAGCTGGGAAGGGGTCTCCACCTTTCACCCCAGGCTGGccctctccagcttcccagTTCCTGGACCCATGGCAATGACAAGCAGTGGGTTGTCCCTAACTCCAAGCTGGCTTTCACTCCTACCGCTCTTTTCCTTCCAAACGTGCCAATAAACGAGACTGAACGTGCAGACCCGGATCGCTGCGGGCACCTCCTGCAGCTCACAGGCTCCTGCCCATCCCTGTGGTGACTGCGGGGCTGGAGACGGAGGGCAAGCAGCCAGCACAGACCCCTCAGACGTTCACCAAGAGCCTCACAGAGAAACTGGGTTCTCAATCAGAGTGTAACATCCTGGTgacatccagagggatctgcgGGACAGCCTAGGGAATCCCAAAGTCCCTACagcctccagcttctcctccactcCCCATTTAACCCCATTCCCAATGCAGCCACAAGCCAGACCGGTCCTGGCAGCCACGCTCACCCACCCCACAGGACACATCCAATACCCCGGGGTAGGGCCAGCACGGTGCCAGGTCAGGCTGGGACAAGGAGGTGGCACTCAGCTGAGGGACAGGAGAGGGCAGGAAGGCACCGTGCCCACCAGCCAGGGTcaagctgctggcagcagcatgAGGCTGGCACATCCGTGCAACTcggggaggttcttctccctctggactcggcactggtgaaaccacaccttgaatcctgtgttcagttctgggcccctcaccacaagaaggatgttgaggctctggagcgagtccagagaagagcaacgaagctggtgagggggctggagaacaagaggaacagctgagagagctgggagtgtttagcctggagaagaggaggctgaggggagacctcattgctctctccaactccctgaaagggggttgtggagaggagggagctgggctcttcttccaagtgacaggggacacgacaagagggaatggcctcaagctccgccaggggaggttcaggttggacattaggaaagaatttttcatggcaagggtcattggtccctggcagaggctgcccaggaagagggttgagtcaccttccctggaggggtttaagggacgggtggacgaggcgctgagggacatggtttagtgtttgataggaatggttggactcgatgatccgatgggtcttttccaaccaggtgattctacgattctaactCACCTGGCACCCGGCACGCAGCGGACGTACATGCAGCCGACGCGGTTCCCTCGGCTGCTTTTGGTGACGAACACCTCGATGTTGTCCAGTTCCCGCTGGGAGTACTGGAAATCCGCCCGGTCCTTCAAGTGTAGCTTCCACCGCCCCATGGCACCGCCGCGCAGGGAGCCGGTGCTGGTGCTGCCGACGGGCTCCGGCTCAGGGACCATGGCGTAGGTGGGCTCCGGAGGCAGGAAGGCCAGTTTGGCAGCGATGcggctggggcagggagggcagcagaAGAGGCAGCAGAGTTGGCTGATCGACAGCCCGTTCATGACGGCAGCGAAAGCGAGAGGCAGCCCGAAGCGAGGGAGGATCCAAATCAGACAGAGGCCGGGAACAACGACGGCCTGAAGAGGCCCTGTCCTCAGCTGGCCCTCGGCATGGCTGCTGCCGGCAGTCCACGGCGGGCCGGGGCACTGCTTGGGGCTGGGGTGGCTGCCATCCGTCCCTCCGCTGGCCTGCAGGCAAGTAAGGAAGCAGTGAGAGCTCCGCAACCCCCCCAGACACGCGTGACCCACAGCTGGGGACAAACCCGCAGCGCCCCGAGCCCAGGGACACCCCCTCCCTCCTTTAacacccccttccctcccagctcccccaaacCCAACCCTCCTTCAACACTTCCCAGCCCACAGCGCTCAACACAACCCCCACGCAccccacacacacagacacacacacacgtgctcCGCGAGAGTCGTGGTACAAAGGACACAGCCCCTCCGGGACccccagctgccagcacaggcaTGTGGTGGGAGTGCCGAGCTCCTGACgggaaagaggagaggggaaaataggggattaaaaaaaaaaaaaaaaaaaaaaaagcaactattTTCTGCAAGTTTGGGCACAGGCTCTCGCTGAGGAATGTCAAACCAGCCCACACCCCGAGGAATTCGCTCCATCTGCTTCCTAAGggctgggaaaggggaggaaagggtGAAGGAGGAGGCCTCCCAGCCGGGAAGGCACGAGGCGCGGAATATGCTGAAAGATTTGCTGAAAGATTTGGACGGGATGCTCCATTCCCCGGCCCTGTAGGCCCTGTGATGAGTTGGGGTCCCCCTTGGGCTGGTGGCCACGCACAGCGGAGCCCGTATCGTGCCGGACACATCCCCTGCAGGATTTTGGCCCCCCGAGTCCTGCTGGGAACACGAGCACCCACAGCAGGTGAGGGTGTCCGGGCACGGCGAGGTGTGGGGCTGCGCAGGAGGCTGCTGGGGGAGCACGCAGCCACGCCACGGGGGTCACACTCACGCCGTGGGGCACGCAGCCGCGCCACGGGGGTCACACTCACGCCGTGGGGCACGCAGCCGCGCCACGGGGGTCACACTCACGCCGTGGGGCACGCAGCCGCGCCACGGGGGTCACACTCACGCCGTGGGGCACGCAGCCGCGCCACGGGGGTCACACTCACGCCGTGGGGCACGCAGCCACGCCACGGGGGTCACACTCATGCCGTGGGGCACACAGCCACGCCACGGGGGTCACACCCAGGCCACACAccaccctgaccccccccactccccaacAAACACAAGCTCTGccccccagcacagcagggGGACCACACGACACCCACTCGTTGAGCCGAGTGGGCCCTCCCCGACACTGACCCCCCCCTCCCAGTGACCAGTGGGGGCCcctccacacacacagagaggcaGGGGACCCCCACTGTTGAAGGCCCTCTGCCCTACACTGACCCAcatgggacccccccaatcATGCCCCCCCGCAGTGACCCGTGTGCCTCTTCTCCCCTCAATCTGCCTGGACCCTCCCTCCTCATCAGTGTGAGCCCCCCCTCCACACAGACAGACCTGTGTGTCCCCCCATCACTGTgagcctccttccctccccctccccgaCCTGCTTGCCCCCCCATCAGTGTGGGTGCCCCCCCCAAGTCTGCTGGACGTCCCCCCGCTACTAGTCAGCATCCCCCTGCCTGCTCTGGGCCTCCTTCCCTGCttgtccctccccagcatttTGGGTCTCCCCCATTGctgccccccccaaaaatcagCTTGGGCCTCCCCCCTCAttgctgccccctccccattgcttccccccttccccatcAGCGTGGACCCCCCCCATATTGTTCCCCCCCCCACCAGCCTGGGCCCCCCCACCTCAATCAGAATGgcactcccccccccccattgcTACCCCCCCTATCAGCCTggccccccccccaaccatTGCTACGCCTCCCATCAGTCTGGGGCCACCCCCCGCCATTGCTACACCCCCCATCAGCCTGCCCTCCCCCCCCATCAGCCTGGGCACCCCCACCTCAATCAGAGTGCCCCCCCCCTCATTGCTACACACCCCCCATCAGCCTGGCTCCCCCCCATCAGCCTGGGCCCCCCCAAATGCTGCTCCCCCCCCATTGCCACCCTCCCGCCCCTCCACTGCTACCCCCTCATCAGCCTGGGCCCCCCCAAATGCTGCTTTCCCCCCCCCGTTGCTCCCCCCTCATTGCCACTCTCCCCCCCACTGCCATGCCCCCATCAGCCTGGGCCCCCCAAATGCTGTTCCCCCCCCATTGCTCCCCCCGATTGccaccctcccccccccacTGCCATCCCCCCATTAGCCTGGGCCCCCCTAAATGCTACTCCCCCCATTGCCACCCCCTCATCAGCCtagccccccccccctcacatTGTTTGACCCTTTCATTAGCCTGGGTGCCCCCCCGCCATTGCTAccctcccctcaccccccaTCAGCCTGGGCCCCCCCAAATGCTGCTCCCCCCAATTGCCACCCTCCCCCCTCACTGCTACCCCCCCATCTGCCTAGGCCCCCCCAAATGCTGCTCCCCCCCCCGTTGCTCCCCCTCATTGCCACTCTCCCCCCCACTGCCATCCCCCCATCAGCGTGGGCCCCCCAAATGCTGTTCCCCCCCATTGCTCCCCCCCATTGccaccctcccacccccacTGCTACCCCCTCATCAGTCTAGCCCCCCCTCTCACATTGCTTGCCCCTTTCATCAGCCTGGGTCCCCCCCCCGCCATTGCTACCCTCCCCCCCGCCATCAGCCTgggcctcccccccccccagttccccccccatGCCACCCCAttcctgtgccccccccccccttattGTGACCCCCTCATTACTGTGACACCCCCCGTCCCCCTTCGCACCTGCCCATGCTCGCTCCCCCCGTCTCCTCTCGCCCGGTGCCGCCGCCGGGACTCGCGGCCTCCGAGCGGGGGCGGCGCTACGAGACGCGgcgcccgcccggccccgcccactCGCTGACCGGAAATGACATCATCGCGCCAAACACCCCCGCCTCGTTGCTAAGACAACACGGGCTCCCGCCTCGCTCGCAAACAGGAAGTGACGTCAGAGCCTCCTTCCTGTCCTTGTTGCTACGGCAACAACGCGGCCTTCACCATCGCGATGGCCGCTCGGGGCCTGcaggaagaatcatagaatcatagaatcaccaggttggaagagacccaccggatcatcgagtccaaccattcctatcaatcactaaaccatgtccctcagcacctcgtccacccgtcccttaaacccctccagggaaggtgacacaacccctccctgggcagcctctgccagtgcccaatcaccctttccgtgaaaatttttttcctaatgtccagcctgaacctcccgtggtggagcctgaggccattccctctcgtcctgtcccctgtcccttgggagaagagcccagctccctcctctccacaacctcctctcagggagttggagagagcaatgaggtctcccctcagcctcctcttctccaggctaaacacccccagctctctcagacgctcctcataagacctgctctccagccccctcaccagcttccttgctcttccctggactcgctccagagcctcaacatccttcttgtggtgaggggcccagaactgaccccaggatttgaggagcggtctccccagtgccgagtccagagggagaagaacctccctggacctgctggtcacgccgtttctgatacaagagGGGAGAAGCGCTCACGTCTGTTCTCTACGTGTAGCCAAAGCACTTCAGACCCTAAATACAGACACAAACCCACCCCACGTGCCGCAAAATGGGGGTTTGGCCTTGGACTGAGGGCCGGGGTAAGACCTAAGGTCCaactccttcccctcctcaacaccagcactgagcagccctgaggagttGGTAGGAGGAGAAGTTTGATGTGAAGCGGCCATGGGtcctcccagcccagaaaccagccctgtcctgggctgcatccagagcagcagggccagcagggagggaggggattctgcccctctgctccgctctgggagacccacctggagccctgtgtccagttctggagtcctgagcacagggaggacatggagctgttggaaagaggccagaggaggccacggagattaTGTgtgggctggagaacctcctgtatgaggccaggctgagggagttggggttgctgagcctggagaagagaaggctccaggacaggtggttgattcaccttccctggaggtgtttaaggcacgggtggatgaggtgctgagggatatggtttagtgtttgataggaacagttggactcgatgatccggtgggtctcttccaacctggttattctgtgattctgtgattctgtgactgaaaggggctcctggaaagctgaggaggggctcttgatcagggattgcaAGGATAGGGTGTGGGGAGCAGTTTTGAGCAGAAAGGGGGGAGATGACCCATCTTGGACCTCCAGAACGCCTTTCGAGACTCTCTGGACCCCTCTAGACATCCTCTTGACCCATCCAAAAGCCCCCCAACCTATCTAGAGCCCCTGAGTACTGATGTAGGGCCCTCAGGATCCCTGTAGGGACCCCGatgactcttctagagccctctaggaTGATTCTAGGGCATCTagaacccctctagagcccccaaggacCGCTCTAAGGCCTTCAAGGACCCCTCTTagaccaccaggacccctctagagccctgtGGGACAAGTTTATGGCCTTCCACGACATGTCTTGGACCCCTTAGACCCCTCTAGaactcctttagggccttctaagaccgtTGTAGGACACCgcggaaccctctagagccccttgggacctctttaggggcccaaggggggcaaaaagggatCCCCCTAAGCAGGGTGGGGTCAAAAAAAATATGGAACGCTTCACGAAT
Above is a window of Phaenicophaeus curvirostris isolate KB17595 chromosome 28, BPBGC_Pcur_1.0, whole genome shotgun sequence DNA encoding:
- the ABHD17A gene encoding alpha/beta hydrolase domain-containing protein 17A, with product MNGLSISQLCCLFCCPPCPSRIAAKLAFLPPEPTYAMVPEPEPVGSTSTGSLRGGAMGRWKLHLKDRADFQYSQRELDNIEVFVTKSSRGNRVGCMYVRCVPGARYTVLFSHGNAVDLGQMSSFYIGLGTRINCNIFSYDYSGYGVSTGKPSERNLYSDIDAAWQALRTRYGISPENIILYGQSIGTVPTVDLASRYECAAIVLHSPLTSGMRVAFPETKKTYWFDAFPNIEKISKITSPVLIIHGTEDEVIDFSHGLALFERCPKAVEPLWVDGAGHNDIELYSQYLERLRKFISQELPSQRN